From the Carassius carassius chromosome 45, fCarCar2.1, whole genome shotgun sequence genome, one window contains:
- the LOC132127275 gene encoding serine rich and transmembrane domain containing 1: protein MSGMDGPVEEINGTEVDSESFLRFSPTSVSTGTAAASYGRTANVYVYVSIFLSLLLFLLTLLIIALHRLKNIISSSSSYPECGSEAGSSFTNMNMEICSISSQRSTVSSLS from the coding sequence ATGTCTGGGATGGATGGGCCTGTAGAGGAGATAAATGGGACAGAAGTAGACAGCGAGAGTTTCTTGAGGTTCAGCCCTACATCTGTTTCTACCGGGACGGCCGCTGCCTCATACGGACGGACTGCCAATGTTTACGTCTACGTCTCCATCTTCCTCAGCTTGCTGCTCTTCCTGCTTACCCTGCTGATCATTGCTCTTCACAGGCTGAAGAACATCATATCCTCCAGCTCTTCATATCCAGAATGCGGCAGTGAGGCCGGGAGCTCCTTCACTAACATGAACATGGAGATCTGCAGCATCTCCTCACAGAGATCAACAGTGTCATCGCTGTCCTGA